The genomic segment ACTTCGGCCCCCTCTTCTCGGCCACGCGCCGCCGGGTCGCGAGCGATCCCTCGCTTGACCCGCCGGTCATCGAGCCTCTGAGCACGCTGGCCTCCTCGTCCACTACCGGCGATCTCGATCCGCGTGGCCAGCAGGTGGCCGCGAATGCACGCGGCGACAGGGACGACGTCCCGGTCACCCAGGCATCGGCCACCGATACGGGCGTGAGCATCTCGATCCTGCCGCCCATCATCGACGGTCTGAAGCGCCTGTTCGCCAGCGCGGCGGACGAGCCGACGATCCTGGACGAGACAGATCTCACCCCGGTCGGCGGACAGACGATCAACCGCGCGGGCAAGGGCGACCTGATCGTGAGCAATCCCGATCACGTCACGCCAAACGCGGCTGGAAAGGCCGCCCAGCTCGGCCAGACCCACGCCTCGCTGACCGTCGGCCCGGCCGCCGCCCTGCGCAGCGCCATGCGCGAGCGCGACCCGCTGGATCCCGCCCCGCTGCCCTTCGACTGAGCCTTACGGCAGGGTGGTTGTCGCTCCCCGGGCTCCGTCTTCACTGGAGCCATGGGGAGAGGGTGCGCATCTTCGCACCTCACGCTCATTGCCCGCGAAAGCGGGCATCCCGTGCTTTTGCCTGGATAAGCGCTTCAAACCGGCTGCGAGCTGTCCTGGCCGAGCGGCCGTTCCAGATAGACGACCGCCTTGTCGTCGGCAAACGCCTGCCGGCCCACGGGCAGGAAACCGAGCCGGCGGTGAAAGCGCAGGGAGCCCGGATTGGGCGGGCGCTCGTTCACCTCGCAGGCAAGAACGTCGCGCAAGCCCGAAATGCGCGCAAGAAGCGTTTCGTATAGCTGGCCGCCGACACCCCGGCCCCGCCAGGCGGGATCGACCCCGACACGGTCGACATAGGCGAAGCGTTCGTGGCGCTGCGAGACCCAGAGATAGTTCGGGCTGGTATAGCCCGCCCCCTCTCCGAGGCAGATCAGGAAGCCGACGGGTGCCCCCTCGGCTTCCGCAACCAGCGTGACGAGCGCCGCCCCGGCGAGCATGGCCAGACGTTCCGGGCTCACGCTGCCCACGCCGGGGGTCGATGCCTCGTTGATGCGGTGCAGGGCGTCCAGATCCTCCGGACACCAGTCGCGAATGCGCATGGGGGCGTCAGCCTTCGGTCGGTCCGTCCTGGTCGCCCGCGCCCGGGATCATGCCGAGCGCATGCATGTAGAGCTCCAGCACGGTCTCCTCCTCCTCGCGCTCGGCCCGGTCCTTCTTACGGAGAGAAACCACCTTGCGCATGATCTTGGTGTCGAAACCGTGGGCCTTGGCCTCCGCATACACCTCCTTGATGTCGGCGGCGATAGAGGCCTTGTCCTCCTCCAGCCGCTCGATGCGCTCCACGAGGCTGCGAAGCTGTCCCTGGGCGAAAGTCGTGGTCGTGTCCATGGCGTCTCTTGACTGTCTGTGAGCGTTGTCGATGATCGGCGGAGATTTGCGCGCCCGAGCTTA from the Kaustia mangrovi genome contains:
- a CDS encoding DUF2312 domain-containing protein codes for the protein MDTTTTFAQGQLRSLVERIERLEEDKASIAADIKEVYAEAKAHGFDTKIMRKVVSLRKKDRAEREEEETVLELYMHALGMIPGAGDQDGPTEG
- a CDS encoding GNAT family N-acetyltransferase — encoded protein: MRIRDWCPEDLDALHRINEASTPGVGSVSPERLAMLAGAALVTLVAEAEGAPVGFLICLGEGAGYTSPNYLWVSQRHERFAYVDRVGVDPAWRGRGVGGQLYETLLARISGLRDVLACEVNERPPNPGSLRFHRRLGFLPVGRQAFADDKAVVYLERPLGQDSSQPV